The Amycolatopsis mongoliensis genome includes a window with the following:
- a CDS encoding glycosyltransferase 87 family protein, with protein MGQLGYARDRGRAAATAGLAALALPMQPVLMTFTAGQVNLLLLLLVLLDLAGRNRWWTGAGVGLAAGIKLAPAIFVVYLLLTRRFRAAAVAVATFGATVLAGFVALPRDSAAFWSANLADPARITGDRNAMPSENQSIRGALARLLGIADVPGAVWIPVGVAIALAALWIAVRAHRRNRELLSLGVVGVAMVLVTPWTWTHYWVWFIPFLVMAACAAFRARTWWPAALPAVAYLLLLPWRVGTGRADIPLVGLVLLPENHSPLVRAPAHALYVALALALLAISAFRPAWFDPATPADSAPAGGGSPGSRRHA; from the coding sequence CTGGGGCAGCTGGGTTACGCGCGGGACCGCGGCCGGGCGGCGGCGACGGCGGGACTCGCGGCGCTCGCACTGCCGATGCAGCCGGTGCTGATGACCTTCACGGCCGGCCAGGTGAACCTGCTCCTGCTTCTGCTGGTGCTGCTGGACCTGGCCGGCCGGAACCGCTGGTGGACCGGCGCCGGGGTGGGGCTGGCGGCCGGGATCAAGCTGGCCCCGGCGATCTTCGTGGTGTACCTGCTGCTGACCCGCCGCTTTCGCGCGGCCGCGGTCGCGGTGGCGACGTTCGGCGCGACGGTTCTGGCGGGTTTCGTGGCCCTGCCGCGGGACTCGGCGGCGTTCTGGTCGGCGAACCTGGCCGACCCCGCGCGCATCACGGGCGACCGCAACGCGATGCCTTCGGAGAACCAGTCGATCCGCGGTGCCCTCGCCCGCCTGCTGGGCATCGCGGACGTCCCGGGTGCGGTCTGGATCCCGGTGGGCGTGGCGATCGCCCTGGCGGCCTTGTGGATCGCCGTGCGGGCGCACCGCCGCAACCGCGAACTGCTGTCGCTGGGCGTGGTGGGGGTGGCGATGGTGCTGGTCACCCCCTGGACCTGGACGCACTACTGGGTGTGGTTCATCCCGTTCCTGGTGATGGCGGCGTGCGCCGCGTTCCGCGCACGCACCTGGTGGCCGGCGGCGCTGCCGGCCGTGGCGTACCTGCTCCTGCTCCCGTGGCGGGTGGGAACGGGCCGCGCGGACATCCCTCTGGTCGGCCTGGTGCTCCTCCCGGAAAACCACTCGCCCTTGGTCCGGGCACCGGCTCACGCGTTGTACGTGGCGCTGGCCTTGGCGCTGCTGGCGATCTCGGCGTTCCGGCCGGCCTGGTTCGACCCGGCAACGCCCGCAGACTCCGCTCCGGCCGGTGGAGGATCACCCGGAAGCCGGCGCCACGCGTAA
- a CDS encoding DUF6541 family protein yields the protein MAWLDAVPTVLLCGLLLVLPGLPITYLLGLRRLTAVALAPVVVTAVVVLTAVAASKLGIAWSPLLVLLVFAGLALVLGCVVVPLRRRLPPAAPGDSWPVVGASVAGLAGAVLLGALAVRLSIRGPEELVQTDDSSFHYNAIANILNTRDASTFMIDTLGVPGRAHGFYPAAWHDLGSLFVMISGSSVPAAANILSVTIALVVWPLGCVLLMRQLAGPSKLALGLAGLLSTAFGAFPWEMLGWGILWPNLLGLSLVPAALAALLSVTKLAKEDAIGRGRAWLLAPAFLVALTIAHPNAVISLAAIALPLVFLGFARASLRRYRAGRRLPAALLAAPIVLAAPVYWLVVVKSGVFAVTMSADAKPFESPSHAIGEALTGATNGRGAGWVLAVLVIVGAVSCFRQRSLRWLVAGHAISAGLYVLAAGVQWPGRRMFTGFWYTDSHRLAAMLPITGIPLAVIGVLAVIAAVRSWLSSASFLDQRRTLATRASAVVLPVVFLLLLLSTGGLNVLDHRNRVLSAYPKVDPLVNQEEYDLFKRIAERTEPGTIVAQMPYNGSPAVMALTRRQVLFPQLNIGRLTSDQIYLARHLNQAATDPRACAIADRLAVRYLLTNDIPRGNLWDGLAYPAPSAGFRQIDQGGTFKLYRVPLCDRAQPENR from the coding sequence ATGGCTTGGCTTGACGCGGTGCCGACCGTGCTCCTGTGCGGGTTGCTGCTGGTCTTGCCCGGGCTTCCCATCACCTACCTGCTCGGGTTGCGCCGGCTGACGGCCGTCGCGCTCGCACCGGTCGTCGTGACGGCCGTGGTGGTGCTGACGGCCGTTGCCGCGTCGAAACTCGGCATCGCCTGGTCGCCGCTGCTCGTGCTGCTCGTCTTCGCCGGGCTGGCGCTGGTGCTCGGCTGCGTGGTCGTTCCCCTGCGCAGACGGTTGCCGCCGGCGGCGCCGGGAGACAGCTGGCCGGTCGTCGGGGCTTCGGTGGCCGGCCTCGCCGGCGCCGTGCTGCTGGGCGCCCTCGCGGTACGGCTGTCGATCCGCGGTCCGGAAGAGCTGGTCCAGACCGACGACTCGTCGTTCCACTACAACGCCATCGCGAACATCCTCAACACTCGCGACGCCTCCACGTTCATGATCGACACCCTCGGCGTGCCGGGCCGCGCCCACGGGTTCTACCCGGCCGCCTGGCACGACCTGGGTTCGCTGTTCGTCATGATCAGCGGCAGTTCCGTGCCGGCGGCGGCGAACATCCTGTCGGTCACCATCGCCCTGGTCGTCTGGCCGCTGGGCTGCGTCCTGCTGATGCGCCAGCTCGCCGGGCCCTCGAAGCTGGCCCTCGGCCTCGCCGGCCTGCTCAGCACCGCTTTCGGCGCGTTTCCCTGGGAGATGCTCGGCTGGGGGATCCTCTGGCCCAACCTGCTGGGTCTCTCGCTCGTCCCGGCCGCGCTCGCCGCCTTGCTTTCGGTCACCAAGCTGGCCAAGGAGGACGCCATCGGCCGCGGCCGCGCGTGGTTGCTCGCGCCGGCTTTCCTCGTGGCCTTGACCATCGCGCACCCCAACGCGGTGATCAGCCTGGCGGCGATCGCCCTGCCGCTGGTGTTCCTCGGCTTCGCCCGGGCGTCGCTGCGGCGGTACCGCGCCGGCAGGCGGCTGCCCGCCGCCCTGCTGGCCGCGCCGATCGTGCTGGCGGCGCCGGTGTACTGGCTGGTCGTCGTCAAGTCCGGGGTGTTCGCGGTGACGATGAGCGCGGACGCGAAGCCGTTCGAGTCGCCGTCGCACGCGATCGGCGAGGCACTGACCGGGGCGACGAACGGCCGGGGCGCGGGCTGGGTCCTGGCCGTGCTCGTGATCGTCGGGGCCGTGTCGTGCTTCCGGCAGCGAAGCCTGCGCTGGCTGGTGGCCGGGCACGCCATCTCCGCCGGCCTCTACGTGCTGGCCGCGGGGGTGCAGTGGCCGGGCCGCAGGATGTTCACCGGGTTCTGGTACACCGACTCCCACCGGCTCGCCGCCATGCTGCCGATCACCGGGATCCCGCTCGCGGTGATCGGGGTGCTCGCGGTGATCGCCGCGGTCCGGTCCTGGCTCAGCTCGGCGAGCTTCCTCGACCAGCGCCGGACCCTGGCCACGCGGGCGTCCGCGGTCGTGCTGCCGGTGGTGTTCCTCCTGCTGCTGCTGTCGACCGGTGGCCTGAACGTCCTCGACCACCGCAACCGCGTGCTGAGTGCCTACCCCAAGGTCGATCCGCTCGTGAACCAGGAGGAGTACGACCTCTTCAAACGGATCGCCGAGCGCACCGAGCCCGGCACGATCGTGGCCCAGATGCCGTACAACGGCAGTCCGGCGGTGATGGCGCTGACCCGCCGGCAGGTGCTGTTCCCGCAGCTGAACATCGGCAGGCTCACCAGCGACCAGATCTACCTGGCCCGCCACCTGAACCAGGCGGCGACGGACCCGCGGGCGTGTGCCATCGCGGACCGCCTCGCCGTGCGGTACCTGCTCACCAACGACATCCCGCGGGGCAACCTGTGGGACGGCCTCGCCTACCCGGCGCCGTCGGCGGGCTTCCGCCAGATCGACCAGGGCGGCACGTTCAAGCTCTACCGCGTGCCGTTGTGCGACCGGGCGCAGCCCGAGAACCGCTGA
- a CDS encoding UDP-N-acetylglucosamine 2-epimerase yields MISFILGTTAELIKIAPVYHGIVERGVRPKIWFTAQHVDEVADVLADLNLPEPDVWLVPREKAHNLESPAQVPGWAAQVLRTAWGRRHELRAALTEDGRPPLVLVHGDTFTTPYGALIGKRILKSRVGHIEAGARSGSILSPLPEELNRKIAAKVVDIHFAPTAREVANLKHTRGVVVDTEANTAIDSMRLAIGQPLVIEDLPEKFGLATLHRFELLSRADKYREALEILREESRKMPVLYMAGAPEREKIRALDLEHLFDDKFIIRPKLRYLKFLPLVARAEYVVTDSGGLQEECGYLGIPCAVHRHRTERHVGIGANIELTEMRGDKLRAFLDSYTERRGDNWMDKYHPSEIVVNTLAQLGYC; encoded by the coding sequence GTGATTTCCTTCATCCTCGGTACCACCGCGGAACTGATCAAGATCGCGCCGGTTTACCACGGGATCGTCGAGCGCGGGGTGCGGCCGAAGATCTGGTTCACGGCGCAGCACGTCGACGAGGTGGCCGACGTCCTGGCCGACCTCAACCTGCCGGAGCCGGACGTCTGGCTCGTGCCGCGCGAGAAGGCGCACAACCTCGAGTCGCCGGCGCAGGTGCCGGGCTGGGCCGCCCAGGTGCTGCGCACCGCGTGGGGGCGCCGCCACGAGCTTCGCGCGGCGCTGACCGAGGACGGCCGGCCGCCGCTGGTGCTGGTGCACGGCGACACGTTCACCACGCCGTACGGCGCGCTGATCGGGAAGCGGATCCTCAAGTCGAGGGTCGGGCACATCGAGGCGGGCGCGCGGTCGGGGAGCATCCTGTCGCCGCTGCCGGAGGAGCTGAACCGCAAGATCGCCGCGAAGGTCGTCGACATCCACTTCGCGCCGACGGCCCGCGAGGTCGCGAACCTGAAGCACACCCGCGGTGTGGTGGTCGACACCGAGGCGAACACGGCGATCGACTCGATGCGCCTGGCGATCGGCCAGCCGCTGGTGATCGAGGACCTGCCGGAGAAGTTCGGCCTGGCCACGCTGCACCGCTTCGAGCTGCTCTCCCGAGCGGACAAGTACCGCGAGGCGCTGGAGATCCTGCGCGAAGAGAGCCGCAAGATGCCGGTGCTGTACATGGCCGGCGCGCCGGAGCGCGAGAAGATCCGCGCACTGGACCTCGAGCACCTCTTCGACGACAAGTTCATCATCCGGCCGAAGCTGCGGTACCTGAAGTTCCTGCCGCTGGTCGCGCGCGCAGAGTACGTCGTCACCGACTCGGGCGGCCTGCAGGAGGAGTGCGGCTACCTCGGAATCCCCTGCGCCGTGCACCGCCACCGCACCGAGCGGCACGTCGGCATCGGGGCGAACATCGAGCTCACCGAGATGCGCGGCGACAAGCTGCGCGCGTTCCTCGACAGCTACACCGAGCGTCGTGGCGACAACTGGATGGACAAGTACCACCCGTCCGAGATCGTCGTGAACACCCTGGCGCAGCTCGGCTACTGCTGA
- a CDS encoding glycosyltransferase family 2 protein: MSANPLLPSLSVVIPVYNEQDWIERSVGALLASAEAANWPIEVVVVDDGSTDATPSRLDELRERHGITVLSQANSGRFEARSAGIAKSSGDWIVLLDSRVIVGEGSLTFLRDQLVDHPERAVWNGHIDVASDHNPYAGFMAGLVKVPWRKYFANPRLTSYGIEEFDVYPKGTTFFCARRALLEGSITAFVSLFDDIRFASDDTRMLRWIAERERIWLAPGFSAVYNGRDSFKKFVHQAYFRGTTYVDSYIGSPGPARNALFGALAAGVVGLVFATKKPKTTLVAGVAGVVAAGEVVKKCGATGPEARAVTRLLPVFAGGFGAGVLRGLAMAVRARLRRR, translated from the coding sequence GTGAGTGCGAACCCGCTCCTTCCCTCGCTGAGCGTCGTGATCCCGGTCTACAACGAACAGGACTGGATCGAACGCAGTGTCGGCGCCCTGCTCGCCTCGGCCGAGGCGGCGAACTGGCCGATCGAGGTCGTCGTCGTGGACGACGGCAGCACCGACGCCACGCCGTCGCGGCTCGACGAGCTGCGCGAACGGCACGGCATCACGGTGCTCAGCCAGGCCAACTCGGGCCGCTTCGAGGCGCGCAGCGCCGGCATCGCGAAGTCGTCGGGCGACTGGATCGTGCTGCTCGACAGCCGGGTCATCGTCGGCGAAGGCAGCCTGACGTTCCTGCGCGACCAGCTCGTGGACCACCCCGAGCGCGCGGTCTGGAACGGCCACATCGACGTCGCCTCCGACCACAATCCGTACGCGGGGTTCATGGCCGGCCTGGTGAAGGTGCCGTGGCGCAAATACTTCGCGAATCCGCGGTTGACGTCGTACGGAATCGAGGAATTCGACGTCTACCCGAAGGGGACGACGTTTTTCTGTGCCCGCCGGGCTCTGCTCGAAGGGTCGATCACGGCGTTCGTGTCGCTGTTCGACGACATCCGCTTCGCCAGTGACGACACCCGCATGCTGCGGTGGATCGCCGAGCGCGAGCGGATCTGGCTGGCACCCGGGTTCTCCGCGGTCTACAACGGGCGCGACTCGTTCAAGAAGTTCGTGCACCAGGCCTACTTCCGGGGCACCACCTACGTGGACTCCTACATCGGCTCGCCGGGCCCGGCCCGCAACGCCCTCTTCGGGGCGCTGGCCGCCGGCGTCGTCGGGCTGGTCTTCGCCACCAAGAAGCCGAAGACGACCCTGGTCGCCGGGGTGGCCGGCGTCGTCGCGGCCGGCGAGGTCGTGAAGAAGTGCGGTGCGACCGGCCCGGAGGCCCGCGCGGTCACCCGGCTGCTGCCGGTGTTCGCCGGCGGCTTCGGCGCGGGTGTCCTGCGTGGACTGGCCATGGCCGTGCGGGCCCGGCTCCGGCGCCGATGA
- a CDS encoding lipopolysaccharide biosynthesis protein — protein MSTAGVRGTNVEAGTGARGRATAGSLGSSLLVSIGLGYVLTVACQRLLPPQEYAVFVTFWGLLMGLGSTLSPLEQELSRQSAVAALAGGKAGRPALRAVAVGVVVAAAFSLALLIPPVNDRLFHGDWSLAVIVLAGGVAFACQFGTRGLLIGQHKVKAFSLLVVAEPAVRALILGVLFVSVAYNVVSLAIAVAAGSFAWLLFARPARRLLDPHVEGDGWGVTTRRMGMLLVGAALTSAVITGYPALVGLLAPGGDGDRVGSLFAALVIARLPLTLIGPVQSLAVPFVVRLSVTEEGRHRLRRVLALGAVASLALAALGALVGLWLGPWAVRFVSGPGYDIDGWSVAGLVWSSVLLVPMQLLTAVLVARTQAKLVLVSWAVVTGTASLLLLFLPGDTVFRAVVALAAAPALGLAVVLAFVLRRAPENGTATTAGADEASS, from the coding sequence ATGAGCACCGCGGGCGTGCGGGGGACGAACGTGGAGGCCGGCACCGGCGCACGCGGCCGTGCCACCGCGGGCAGCCTCGGCAGCTCGCTGCTGGTGTCGATCGGCCTCGGCTACGTCCTCACGGTCGCCTGCCAGCGCCTGCTTCCGCCGCAGGAGTACGCGGTCTTCGTCACGTTCTGGGGCCTGCTGATGGGCCTCGGCAGCACCCTTTCGCCGCTGGAGCAGGAGCTGTCCCGCCAGTCGGCGGTGGCGGCCCTGGCCGGCGGCAAGGCGGGCCGCCCGGCGCTGCGCGCGGTCGCCGTCGGCGTGGTCGTCGCGGCCGCTTTCTCGCTGGCTCTGCTGATCCCGCCGGTCAATGACCGGCTGTTCCACGGAGACTGGTCGCTGGCGGTCATCGTGCTGGCCGGCGGTGTCGCGTTCGCCTGCCAGTTCGGCACCCGCGGGCTGCTGATCGGGCAGCACAAGGTGAAGGCCTTCTCGCTGCTCGTGGTCGCCGAACCGGCGGTGCGCGCGCTCATCCTCGGCGTCCTGTTCGTGTCGGTCGCCTACAACGTCGTCTCGCTGGCCATCGCGGTCGCCGCCGGCTCGTTCGCCTGGCTGCTGTTCGCCCGGCCGGCCCGGCGCCTGCTCGACCCGCACGTCGAGGGCGACGGCTGGGGCGTCACCACCCGCCGGATGGGAATGCTCCTGGTCGGGGCCGCGCTGACGTCGGCGGTCATCACCGGCTACCCGGCGCTGGTCGGCCTGCTGGCGCCCGGCGGAGACGGCGACCGCGTCGGCTCCCTGTTCGCCGCGCTGGTCATCGCGCGGCTGCCGCTGACCCTGATCGGGCCGGTCCAGTCGCTGGCCGTGCCGTTCGTCGTCCGGCTCTCGGTCACCGAAGAGGGCCGCCACCGCCTGCGCCGCGTGCTGGCCCTCGGCGCCGTCGCCTCCCTGGCCCTGGCCGCACTCGGCGCACTGGTCGGGTTGTGGCTCGGTCCCTGGGCGGTGCGGTTCGTCAGCGGCCCGGGCTACGACATCGACGGCTGGTCGGTCGCGGGACTGGTGTGGTCTTCGGTGCTGCTGGTGCCGATGCAGCTGCTCACGGCCGTGCTCGTGGCCCGCACCCAGGCGAAGCTCGTGCTGGTCAGCTGGGCCGTGGTCACGGGCACGGCGTCGCTGTTGCTCCTCTTCCTGCCCGGTGACACGGTGTTCCGTGCGGTCGTCGCGCTGGCCGCGGCGCCCGCGCTGGGCCTGGCCGTGGTGCTCGCGTTCGTCCTGCGGCGTGCCCCGGAGAACGGGACGGCGACAACCGCGGGCGCAGATGAAGCGTCTTCATAG
- a CDS encoding DUF6541 family protein produces MNVLLVLLAFWLPGLVFGAAIRLRGWTLAAAAPMLTFGLVALGIPVLGKLGIRWTMLDVALWTLVLSAAGFGLAFAVSRFTRRRHPDREEPERPARSVRDHVLIGLGVALGMGIGTVTFLRGIRNLGNVQQGWDAPFHANLVRWIAEHGDARPSTVGTISNLPNQTDYFYPDTYHALLALVFGKAGLTIMPTLNLAALAVVLTVPLGVAAMCHAWRMPPIGVAAAAAVSASFSVFPYDSLWRGPLWPYVAGVALIPAMLAVARHLLEPRGIAGPVGIGVGVAGLAGLHTSVVFVVIVYFLLILVAVLVRWEPITWSRSAPSLVATVVLAAALGIPVVLPSLYNASGVTSAYWASEATVSGAVGETITFSPMADFPQWWIGVPAIIGVFLLVKHRRMLWMVAAYVVLGGFFAATVSLETDLVHTLSSPFYNDHWRIAALVPLAGCVAFGEFVNTASAGFARKVAPRLPKLKPATLTVLGVVVLALVVGGLSRGGYIGRNAARLQFNYGGGPTVSKDEETAFTWLAGHTSPGERVLNDKADGSVWMYALAGVQPTQWTFYGAEPATDAGYLSIFGNDVDKYPKVRELLTDLKVRYAFVGTGKVTPTTVRDVGLQHLDTNPGFKLVYRNAGASIYEIEGQQGVVASGATPGAAPGDGQ; encoded by the coding sequence ATGAACGTTCTGCTCGTTTTGCTCGCGTTCTGGTTGCCGGGTCTAGTCTTCGGTGCCGCGATCCGGCTGCGGGGCTGGACCTTGGCCGCCGCCGCGCCGATGCTCACTTTCGGCCTCGTCGCACTCGGTATCCCGGTGCTGGGCAAGCTCGGCATCCGCTGGACGATGCTCGACGTGGCGTTGTGGACGCTCGTGCTCTCGGCCGCCGGTTTCGGGCTCGCCTTCGCGGTGTCCCGGTTCACTCGGCGACGCCACCCCGACCGGGAAGAGCCGGAGCGGCCGGCGCGGAGCGTGCGGGACCACGTGCTCATCGGTCTCGGCGTCGCCCTCGGCATGGGGATCGGCACCGTCACGTTCCTGCGGGGCATCCGGAACCTCGGCAACGTCCAGCAGGGCTGGGACGCGCCGTTCCACGCGAACCTGGTGCGCTGGATCGCCGAGCACGGCGACGCCCGGCCGTCGACCGTCGGCACGATCTCGAACCTGCCGAACCAGACGGACTACTTCTACCCGGACACCTACCACGCGCTGCTCGCCCTGGTCTTCGGCAAGGCCGGCCTGACGATCATGCCGACGCTGAACCTGGCGGCCCTGGCGGTGGTCCTCACCGTCCCGCTGGGTGTCGCCGCGATGTGCCACGCCTGGCGGATGCCCCCGATCGGCGTCGCCGCGGCGGCCGCGGTTTCGGCCTCGTTCTCGGTCTTCCCCTACGACTCGCTGTGGCGCGGTCCGCTGTGGCCGTACGTCGCCGGTGTCGCCCTGATCCCGGCCATGCTCGCGGTCGCGCGGCACCTGCTGGAGCCCCGCGGGATCGCCGGGCCGGTGGGGATCGGCGTCGGCGTGGCCGGGCTCGCGGGCCTGCACACGAGCGTCGTCTTCGTGGTCATCGTCTACTTCCTGCTGATCCTCGTCGCCGTGCTGGTCCGCTGGGAGCCGATCACCTGGAGCCGGTCGGCGCCGTCGCTGGTCGCGACCGTGGTGCTGGCCGCCGCGCTCGGCATCCCGGTGGTGCTGCCTTCGCTCTACAACGCCAGCGGCGTGACCAGCGCTTACTGGGCGTCCGAGGCGACGGTCTCCGGTGCCGTCGGCGAAACCATCACGTTCTCGCCGATGGCCGACTTCCCGCAGTGGTGGATCGGCGTCCCGGCCATCATCGGGGTGTTCCTGCTGGTCAAGCACCGCCGGATGCTGTGGATGGTGGCCGCGTACGTCGTGCTGGGCGGGTTCTTCGCCGCCACGGTTTCGCTCGAGACCGACCTGGTGCACACGCTGAGCAGCCCGTTCTACAACGACCACTGGCGCATCGCGGCGCTCGTGCCGCTGGCCGGCTGCGTCGCGTTCGGAGAGTTCGTGAACACCGCGTCGGCCGGGTTCGCCCGGAAGGTCGCGCCGCGGCTGCCCAAGCTCAAGCCCGCGACGCTGACCGTCCTCGGCGTCGTCGTGCTCGCGCTGGTCGTCGGCGGGCTGAGCCGCGGTGGCTACATCGGCCGCAACGCCGCCCGGCTCCAGTTCAACTACGGGGGCGGCCCGACGGTCAGCAAGGACGAGGAGACGGCGTTCACCTGGCTCGCCGGCCACACCTCGCCCGGTGAGCGGGTGCTGAACGACAAGGCGGACGGCTCGGTCTGGATGTACGCGCTGGCCGGGGTGCAGCCGACGCAGTGGACGTTCTACGGGGCCGAGCCGGCCACCGACGCCGGTTACCTGAGCATCTTCGGCAACGACGTCGACAAGTACCCGAAGGTGCGCGAGCTGCTCACCGACCTGAAGGTGCGGTACGCGTTCGTCGGAACCGGCAAGGTCACGCCGACGACGGTGCGCGACGTCGGTCTCCAGCACCTCGACACCAATCCCGGCTTCAAGCTGGTCTACCGCAACGCCGGTGCCTCGATCTACGAGATCGAGGGCCAGCAGGGTGTGGTCGCGTCCGGTGCGACGCCCGGCGCCGCTCCCGGTGACGGCCAGTGA
- a CDS encoding glycosyltransferase family 2 protein, with the protein MTPVSSRRVLIVMPALNESASVASVIEQVKRALPNGDLLVVDDGSVDETAKLARAAGAEVARLAVNLGVGGAMRTGFRYAAARGYDVVVQVDADGQHDPDELDALLRGLDDADIVIGSRFAGKGSYKASGPRKYAMVALSLVFSRLAKTKLTDVTSGFKAMGPRAIRLFAYYYPAEYLGDTVESLVMAIRAKLTIREIPVIMRERAGGTPSHSPVKSAVYLGRAGLALLLALVRRRPAVDSSDSA; encoded by the coding sequence ATGACCCCTGTGAGCAGCCGTCGCGTGCTCATCGTGATGCCGGCGCTGAACGAGTCCGCGAGCGTCGCTTCGGTCATCGAGCAGGTGAAACGCGCCCTGCCGAACGGCGATCTGCTGGTCGTCGACGACGGTTCGGTCGACGAAACCGCCAAGCTCGCCCGGGCGGCCGGGGCCGAGGTCGCCCGGCTCGCGGTGAACCTCGGGGTCGGCGGGGCCATGCGCACCGGGTTCCGGTACGCCGCGGCCCGCGGGTACGACGTGGTCGTGCAGGTGGACGCGGACGGCCAGCACGACCCGGACGAGCTCGACGCCCTGCTGCGCGGCCTGGACGACGCGGACATCGTGATCGGCTCCCGCTTCGCCGGCAAGGGCTCCTACAAGGCCAGCGGACCGCGCAAGTACGCGATGGTCGCGCTTTCGCTCGTGTTCTCACGGCTGGCGAAGACCAAGCTCACCGACGTCACGTCGGGGTTCAAGGCGATGGGACCGCGCGCGATCCGGTTGTTCGCCTACTACTATCCGGCCGAGTACCTCGGCGACACGGTGGAATCGCTGGTCATGGCCATCCGCGCCAAGCTGACCATCCGGGAGATTCCGGTCATCATGCGGGAACGGGCGGGCGGCACGCCCAGCCACTCACCCGTCAAATCGGCGGTCTACCTGGGCCGGGCCGGCCTCGCGCTGCTGCTCGCGCTGGTCCGGCGCCGCCCCGCGGTCGACTCTTCAGACTCGGCATAA
- a CDS encoding DUF2304 domain-containing protein: protein MAGWRILSIVIACLVLFVVIEMMRRRKLREKYAGVWLVVATGVVVLAVVPSAALFLARLTGVETPSNFVFLLAGVVLALVSLHLSTEVGHLEEEVRTSVEETALLRCELEDAKRELVARIAELEARTTAPDNVNGLPEVERVSK from the coding sequence ATGGCCGGTTGGCGCATCCTCAGCATCGTCATCGCCTGCCTGGTGCTGTTCGTCGTCATCGAGATGATGCGGCGACGCAAGCTCCGCGAGAAGTACGCGGGCGTCTGGCTGGTCGTCGCCACCGGTGTGGTGGTGCTCGCCGTGGTCCCGTCGGCCGCGCTGTTCCTCGCCCGGCTGACCGGGGTCGAGACCCCGTCGAACTTCGTCTTCCTCCTCGCCGGCGTCGTGCTGGCGCTGGTGTCGCTGCACCTGTCCACCGAGGTCGGGCACCTGGAGGAAGAGGTGCGCACGTCGGTCGAGGAGACCGCGCTGCTGCGCTGCGAGCTCGAGGACGCCAAGCGCGAGCTGGTCGCCCGGATCGCCGAGCTGGAGGCGCGGACCACCGCGCCGGACAACGTCAACGGGCTTCCCGAGGTCGAGCGCGTCAGCAAGTGA
- a CDS encoding uridine kinase family protein yields MAAQVAAGLRARGCRTELVSTDAFATWDDPVSWWPRLVDGVLKPLANGVEGAYRPMDWTGGAPRPGELVRVPVPEVLVLEGVSCGRTSVRPLLSHLCWLSGGPEAGRLARAVARDGEAARAELGRWQRFERGWFAVDGTSEAADTRLS; encoded by the coding sequence ATGGCCGCCCAGGTCGCCGCCGGACTGCGTGCTCGCGGGTGCCGGACCGAGCTGGTGAGCACGGACGCCTTCGCCACGTGGGACGACCCGGTCTCGTGGTGGCCCCGGCTGGTCGACGGGGTCCTGAAACCGCTCGCGAACGGCGTCGAAGGCGCTTACCGGCCGATGGACTGGACGGGCGGGGCACCCCGGCCGGGTGAGCTCGTCCGGGTGCCCGTGCCGGAAGTCCTGGTGCTGGAGGGCGTCTCGTGCGGCCGGACTTCGGTAAGACCCCTGCTTTCGCACCTCTGCTGGCTCTCCGGCGGCCCGGAGGCCGGGCGGTTGGCCAGGGCCGTGGCGCGCGACGGTGAGGCTGCACGGGCCGAACTGGGCCGCTGGCAACGGTTCGAGCGTGGCTGGTTCGCCGTCGACGGCACCTCCGAGGCCGCCGACACCCGACTTTCGTAG